In Antechinus flavipes isolate AdamAnt ecotype Samford, QLD, Australia chromosome 6, AdamAnt_v2, whole genome shotgun sequence, the sequence TTCATTAAAGTATTCATAGTTTCTTCAATATTTGGTCATATACTATCTTGTAATGTTTTTAAGCCTTCATGGAATTAATATGCATATTCTGAGTAAAATAGTAAGTTTCCCAAAGGACAAGAACCATCACTTTAGTATCCCAAACagaatttaggaggaaaaaacCCAATTGCATTCTTTCTACCATGATGTATACTTTCGCACTGCTAAATCATCCTATAAGCGAAGGAAGAAAAGATGCTTCATGAAGAGTACTGGTCATAGAAGTTAGAAAATCTAGTGATTTTAACATTTACTTGCTTAATGAATTGGGAAAAAATCACTTAGCCTGattctaagtttcttcatctgaaaaatgaggatattatCTACCATGGAATGTGGAGAAGTAGCCTGGTATAACATATAGCACTGATCTTGGAGTCAATAAAAatcgagttcaaatcccaactcaaaCTATTACTACTATATGATCCTAGGTGAGTAACTCTTtttttcagtttgctcatctgtaataTGCATATAATAACGACATTTACTCTACATGTTCAAATAATGGAACAAATAtgcttgcaaaccttaaagtgttaaaTAACAGTCAGCCAAAAATAGTTATTGTCTAACTGAAAATCTAAGCTAATATGTAAAGTGTTTGAAAGATGTTAAGTGTTCTTTTTAATCAAGTGTAATGTTTTCCCTTGCTACtcagttattttttaatcataattaatcatttacattattattttgcatttttcctaaattatttaGAAGTGCCATTCCAAAGAATAAATGATAAGCCTGTTTCTTCTCTCAAGAGGTCCCCTTCCTGACATGTGTTATGGCAAAAGCCCGTTACATAACACGAGTCTACAGTCAGATTCTCCATGTTTTTCTATAAAAGAAGCTAGGAACAAACATAAGAGGTCAGTTGATTTCAGAAGAGTTTTCAGCAACTATGGCCTTACGTACAAAAGACTGTCACCAGTCCTGTTTCACTCCCAATATTACAAATCAAATGACCCATTTTCTTCCAGTAGTAGTTGGTTCTGTCCATGGATGCCTGCTTGCTTCTTACTATCCCACTGTGACCAAGTCATGTACATTCTCTGAGACTCAGATTCTTAACCTGCAAATTGGAGATAGCACCTTTGGGAGCAGACTCAACGAAAGTAATCtgtaaattgtaaagtgctaCATGTACCagccatcatcatcataattattaaattatacaaATCATGAGTAAAAGGAAGTCATCTGTTGGCCAAAGCCACTTTAATTGAGAGCACAGTTCTTGGGAATATCCAAAAGATTAGTTGAGAGATTAGGAGGGAATTGTGATTGAAGGGTTAGGGAAATATGTCAACCAACATTAAGGGCTGTCTTGGATAGTTTTTGTAAGCTTAACTTTGTAAGGAATCTGAAAGATTGTCTAATCTAAAcaccttattttataggtgatgaATATGAGATCGGGAGaatgtgacttgttcaaagtcacaaaggCAATCAATGACAGAACTGAGATTCTAAtctagattttctgactccaaatccagtgcttctTCCACTGCCCCATGCTACTGTCTTCAAACAGTATTGGCTGGTTGGTAAGAGTAATCATGggcaaggaggaaagaaagggagcaCAGGAAAAAACCTTAGAGAGTATTATGTTCAATGCTCTTGATGTTTAGAGACTAGAGGCTGTATGCTAATGGGTACTCTATTACAACCAATTTTTGTTTACATACTTTCACTGGATTTAGGCCCATCAAGCATCTGGTAGCaggttaataattattttaaaaagttattcagAAAATGTCATCTTGTAGGAAAAGAATCCCATTGGACAAGTTCAATATCTCTCTCGAGGAATGAACATCTCAAGTTGATGCTTCTCAGATGAATCCGCTGAATTTACCCAAATGTCTTCTTAAATACTTGTCAAaattcttgcatttattttttagataaataagaaaaattgtaTCATGATTGAAGACAATAAGGAGAATAAAGACCATTCTTCAGAAAGAGGTAGAGCTGCTATTGTTTTTTCCTTGAAGAATGAGGTGGGAGGACTTGTAAAAGCTCTGAAGCTCTTCCAGGTAAGTGATCTTCTGTCTTTGTGAAATGGTAGTCTTTAAAATTATAGTTGAAACATGCTGTGAGGTTTAAGTCATCTTTTCCTGAGTGGGATTCAGAGAACTCTTTAAAGTGCCCTAGAAATCATTCCTTTCTCTTCACTCCCAAACCAGCAAATCCaaatctctccctcccacccacgagtcttttgttcttcattctaAGATTGGCCTTACCTAACTAAACTAATTTGCCATTAATCCTTAACACATACTTTTTACCCTCTCCATTTCTGTGCCCTCTCTATTATCTGCACGTCATGctcatttccttcttctattcCTTTGTCATGTCATTTCCTGTCTTGAATGTCCTTCTCTCATCCAAATTTTATCCACTTTTCAAAGCCTATTTTAATACCTAAGTGTTCCATGAAGACCACAGCCCTTAGGAAACTGTCCTATAAATTCAGATTATATTTAGTCTTTATCTCACAGTTTAGAActctaaatctctctctctctctctctctctctctctctctctctctctctctctctctgtgtgtgtgtgtgtgtatctctctgtttgtctctgtctctttgtttttctctctgtctctgtctgtctctctctgtatcttctgtgtctctctctctctatccctctcttcccctctccaaaaAGATCTTGGCAGGCTAGAACATTGGGACAGATAAGATGATGAAATTGGTAAGTGTAAAGTCCTACACTTAGATTAAAAATGAGTTTTAGTAgtataaaatgaaggaagtgCGAGCATATAGGAGtttgtttgaaaaaaagatttaggagCTGTAGTGGAATGCAAGCTCAATATGATTCTCCAACGTTATTTGGCAATAGTTAATTCAGTTTTATgttagataaagaaaaatatagtatCTTGGATTAGGCAGATGATAGCCTCACTGTACTATTCATACCACAACTGAAATATTAAGTACATTTCCACATGCCACTCTGAACTAGATAGACTGAGAGACAGATAAAGTGAATGATCAATAGATAGATTGATCTAACATTCTCCATGTTCATGGTGAACACAAATAATCCATTTATCATGGTGGCTACATTTGTACAAAGGACTGGGATACAAATTAATCCCTTTTAAatttacaggaagaaaaaaaagtattgaggGTGATATTGGAACAACTTTGTTTCCCttgcatttatcattttataagtgtaaaatgaaagtttaaatgataataaaaatttactattATAAATTTAATCATAAGATTGTTCATTATTGAAGTAATTTCAAATGATCTTCACTCACTGATTTAAAACAGGAGAAGCATGTGAACTTGGTGCACATTGAGTCAAGAAAGTCAAAGAGAAGAAACTcagaatttgaaatttttgttGATTGTGATACCAATAGAGAGCaactaaatgatttttttgacCTGTTGAAGTCCCATGCAAATGTACTGTCTGTGAATTCGCCTGATGCTTTTTCTATGCAGGAAGATGGTAAGTCTGAAAGAAAACATTCCCTAAAAAAATGAGTTCTAATTTCAGTCATTTATCAAGTGTTTGTTGCTTGTGAGTAACCTTCTGAAGACATGCTCCATATTTAATATGAAGATATGATCCGTGTTTAACACTTAGGATGgtgtcaacaacaacaaaaaagttataaCATAATTCTCCAGGAATTCACAGGCTAGTTGGGGGATACACCACAGATACAATTAGAGAATAGTTTTAAGGCAATGTCTGACTAAATGGAAGCAAACACAGCACAGCACAATTTAAACTTTCTTAAAGAGAAtcagggaaggttttctggagaaaataacttttaagttACTTTTTTGAAGAGATTAGGGTTAGAGCTATGGCATAGTTTAGGGAAAAGGAATGAGACCcacattgattttttaatttaaattgttctttttatttcatttccatgaaaataaaaaaagaaatagctctTGAAGAGGAAGTCTTCAGCAGAAGAAAACTAATTACTAATTGTTTATGTCCAAATTATCATAGACTTTGATATTTCTTAAATCTCTATCATCATAAttctaaaacattaaaaatacatGAGTAGCTTACCTATACAGAGAAGAAATGCTTCCCCATTCTGTTGTATGCCTGAAGAGATGGTCAAATGCAGGCTTTCTAGAACATAGAACCTATTAGTTGCTTTCAAAATAAGGCAGGAAAGCCATACACTTTGTAGTTATTGCTGGTAATAATAgctatttttgttaaataagagCTTGCCAAATGCTTTGAATATTAAACACATTGCCTTGCTATATATTATCCAAtaacaatttctctctctctctctctctctctctctctctctctctttctccttccctccttcccacattTAGTGGGGTTTGCCATTGtgaattaaaaattttcagtTCTGTCAAATATTCTTGCTGTGTAGGTCATTGATTCAACTTTCACAGGTTTTTCTGTTTTAAAGTATTCAGGTATATTCTGCTGTGGCTCTCCTGGGAAACATAAGGTCTTCTCTCCTGCTAAGTGTTGATTCCGTTTCCTTTTCCTTGAAATATGTATTCATAGATTTCTGGATTTCTTTAAATGATCTGGAGGACatatccttttgtttttaatgtattctcTATTGGTTTATCTGCTTATGTTCAAAGTCTTtaagtagctttttttttcctgaaattttggATAActtcagtcttttttctttatatttctctgtttttcactTTCTGGGTCTTACTCCTTTGAGGGCAATTTTCCTGTGAGCTGGATCTCAAAGTTTCCTCCATCTCCTGTGCTGAGGTGTTCCATCACTTCCTATGTTTCAATAACAATCTTGGTCTTTAAAATGGCATGTGGGATGACTGAACTGGTCACTTGCACACATGTATACCCATTCTCACACACATACTAGTCCAGTTCTCTTTGTTCTTCCATCCTCTGACTGACCACTGTTACTGCCTGGAGGGCTGCTAGGCAGCAATAATTTTCCAACTTTATATGGCTCATAGGATAACAGCTTGAAATGATCTTAGATGACATTTAACTTGACAGCTTCATTTTACAGCCAAGGAAATAGAGGATCAGGGAGGCTAAGCAACTTGGCCAAGATCACTCAGAGATAAGATTTCAACCCAGGTCCTCTCTGTCTAGAGCTAGTGccctttccattgtaccatccTACTTCTTAAATACTTtgttcataacaaccctgtgaaaagAGACATGGCAAGTAGTATAAtatccattttatgaatgagtaaactgagacttggagagaTACTTGTTCATGTCGTACCAGAACCAAAATTCAGGTCCAGGACTCTTCTGACTTAAAGTTTAGCCCTCATTCTACTGCACTGCCTCTCAATATAGCACTCTGTCTCTTAGATATCTGAAGACTATCTAAAACCAGGAATTCCTTTTTCTAGCGTCAGTGTTTCATTGAAGACTTACAACTTGTTGGGTTTTTATACTTGCAGAGATGGAGACTGTTCCCTGGTTTCCGAAGAAGATTTCGGACTTGGACAAATGTGCCAACAGAGTTCTGATGTATGGGGCTGAGTTAGATGCTGACCATCCTGTAAGTAATAAAGGGGAAAGACTTCTGTATAGTTTTCCAGCTTATATCAACCTGAaacaaaaagtgttttaaaatgttcaaatatATTTGTTCTCTCTCAATCTCAGGGTTTCAAAGACAACATGTACCGTAAAAGACGCAAATATTTTGCTGACTTGGCTATGAATTATAAGCAGTAAgtctatgataaaaaaaaaacctcccacaGTTAATCTAATTTTGAGACAGTAGTGAAGTAATACATAGAGAACAAATCATCTTTATTTATCAAATTGAagcaagtaaaataaatataaattataccttggttttaaatttaaagtaacatctttgtttcatctcatttAGTGGTGATCTCATTCCCAAGGTTGAATTCACTGAAGAAGAGATAAAGACTTGGGGAACTGTGTTCCGAGAGCTCAATAAACTCTACCCAACCCACGCTTGCAGAGAATATCTCAAAAACTTACCTTTACTGTCTAAACACTGCGGGTATCAGGAAGACAACATCCCTCAACTAGAAGATGTCTCACGCTTCTTAAAAGGTGACATGTTCATTATTTAGTGTAAAGAAATGCCATACTGCATATTAGCTATGCAATTTTAATGTTAGAATTATAAAAGTTCACAAGAGAATACAGATATACAGCTAtatatctttgttaaaaaaaacataGTGGGGAATAAAATTATGTGACCCCAAAGGGGAAGTACTTCTGGAACCGTGATATTGAATAGTATTGTTAACTTGTTTGAATATTTTCAATGGAGTTCAGATAGCAATAATTCTGAGATAACTTGTTTTCctggtatatatacacacacacacacacacacatatatataagtgtgtatatatatatatacatacagagagagaaagagagagcgagcAAATTAGTAGGGTGGTGGATTAGGGGGCTAAATCCGGTAGATTaggctgaatttggaatcaggaagaactgagttaaaacctgtctcagacatttactaactgtgatcctgggcaaatcacacctctttaagcctcagtttcctcatttgtaatatggagataataatagcacctattgtattatataaataaatataaatagccaTAATAATGTCATTATATAATGCATAATGATAGCCTAATTTAGCACTATCATTTATGTGGGCATCCCCCTCTATTAGGTAAAAACTACATTTTTTTACTGGAAGGATTTAGAGCCGAATTCACACACAGATTATAGTTTTGAAGGAGAGCAAGAGAGTTGAGAGATCAATTTTCTGTGTCTAAATATAAGGTAGAAAGCCATGGTCTCTCACCAAATGTCCCTTGGTGTTATTGCTAGAGATAGAATATTGAGATCAAAAAGACCTTTTCATTTGGAGAGCTAAATGCTCCAGTGGGATAGAGTACTTAGCCTGaaaacaggaagacctgagttcaaagctaaaCCTTAAACACCTcgtagctgtatgaccctaagcaagtcacttaacttccatttgcctcagtttcctcatctgtaaaatagggtttAACTCTTTATCttcctgggttgttgtgaggatcaaatgagataactacAAAGCACTTGATACAGATCTTATCACATAgtgaataatataatataatatatatatacacaaatatacatatctatataattatgatatataagtattattattattatcttactCCGAACAAAAATGCTGAGGGTTTGAGGCAtcttcttgaaaatttttttaactatGTTTCAGAGCGTACAGGGTTTTCCATCCGTCCAGTTGCTGGCTACTTGTCACCAAGAGACTTCTTGGCAGGTTTAGCGTTCCGTGTTTTCCACTGTACTCAGTATGTGAGACACAGCTCAGACCCCCTCTATACTCCAGAGCCGTAAGTATTGTTGCTTGAG encodes:
- the TPH1 gene encoding tryptophan 5-hydroxylase 1, yielding MIEDNKENKDHSSERGRAAIVFSLKNEVGGLVKALKLFQEKHVNLVHIESRKSKRRNSEFEIFVDCDTNREQLNDFFDLLKSHANVLSVNSPDAFSMQEDEMETVPWFPKKISDLDKCANRVLMYGAELDADHPGFKDNMYRKRRKYFADLAMNYKHGDLIPKVEFTEEEIKTWGTVFRELNKLYPTHACREYLKNLPLLSKHCGYQEDNIPQLEDVSRFLKERTGFSIRPVAGYLSPRDFLAGLAFRVFHCTQYVRHSSDPLYTPEPDTCHELLGHVPLLAEPSFAQFSQEIGLASLGASDEAVQKLATCYFFTVEFGLCKQEGQLRVYGAGLLSSISELKHALSGQANVKPFDPKITCKQECLITTFQEVYFVSESFEEAKEKMREFAKTIKRPFGVKYNPYTQSIQILKDTKSIANVVNELRHELDIVNEALTKMGRHLGV